CTGCACAACCAGGCCAGCGAGACCTACATGGACAACCTGATCCGGCGGCTGCAGATGTACTCGCGCACGCTGGAGCacctggtggaggagaggacgGCGCTGTACAAGGCTGAGCGCGACCGAGCCGACCGCCTCAACTTCATGCTGCTTCCTGCGTAGGTCACCGAGCCGCCAGGCCCTCGGGCAGCTCCAGCTGAAGCCTGAGCAGATGCTTTCTGCTCCAGTCCAGTGGTCCGCTCGCTGAAGGAGACCGGGCGAGTGGAGCCGGAGCTGTTCGAGGAGGTGAGCGTCTACTTCAGTGACATCGTGGGCTTCACCACGCTGTGCCACTACAGCACCCCCATGGAGGTGGTGGACATGCTCAACGAGATCTACAAGAACTTTGACAGCATCTTGGACCACCATGACGTCTACAAGGTCCAGACTTGGCGTCGGCGTCCCTCTCTGGCTGCGTCCTCACGCTGCACTGTCTTCAGGTGGAGACCATCGGTGATGCCTACATGGTGGCGTCCGGTCTGCCGAAACGGAACGGAGACCGCCACGCAGTGGACATCGCTCACATGGctctggacattctgtcctTCGTGGGGACGTTCCAGCTGGAGCACCTGCCGGGCATCCCCCTATGGATCCGGATCGGCGTTCACTCAGGTAGCTCGGCTCAGCATGAAGGTCCGGCTGACTGGACCTGGTTCTGAAGGCGTGTGTGTGGTGCAGGGCCCTGCGCTGCCGGGGTGGTGGGCAACAAGATGCCTCGCTACTGCCTCTTCGGCGACACGGTCAACACGGCGTCCCGCATGGAGTCCACCGGCCTACGTAAGACCTGTGTGCCCTTGCTCACTCGCAGCCCAGGCTGACCCCTGATGCTTCCAGCTCTCAGGATCCACGTCAGCCAGTCCACCATCAGCATCCTGCAGAGGACCGACTGCCACTTCCAGTACGAGCGCAGAGGAGAGACCTTCCTGAAGGTGAGAGGtctgagaagcagctgctgcctcgACTCTTCCTCTGACACCTTCTGGCTCCCAGGGCAAAGGCAAGGAGATGACCTACTGGCTGACCGGAGCCTCGGGAGGGAAGCCCCACCTACCCACGCCACCCAGCGCGTGAGTGACACTGGCCAGGACCTCGGCTCTCGCATGCCTACTGACTCCTCTCTCCTGTTTGTGGCTTTCAGGGAGAACTTCCAGCGGCTGCAGCAGGACCTGGCTGAGATGATCGTGTCCAGTCTGAAGAAGCGCGCAGGAGGCCGGGAGAGCTTCCACAAAAGGAAGACCTTGTCCACCAAGGTGCGGCGGAgggacaccagcagcagcccgGACTACTTCCACCTGGCGGTCACGGAGGAGCCCAGCACACACCTGTGACCAGTCCTGTGGCTCTGGGTCCAGCGGCCACACCTTGGCCTTCAGAATCTCCACATTTGTCCACAACACAACGATGCTACCTTGTTTTTGAAAGACTCCAAATGACttgtttgtgatttttattaaatattattttgacgCTCGATCCTCGGGTCTATCCGGTCCAGATCATGGTCGCTGGGGCGCATAGACTGAGCTCtgctggccacacacacacacacacacacacacacacacacacacacacacacacagacagacagacacacacacacagacagacatcacgaCCCGGCGCCTCCAGCGACCGTCTTGGTGGTGACCAGAGCGGTGCCCCCCAGCTCTGTGGCAGGAAGCGGGACCCTGTGGCTCCAGACTGGACCAAGCGAGGGCCCGGAGGGGGCGGACGGGTGCGGCAGGTCATGGTGGCATGAGTGGGCGGAGCCCTGGGACTCGCTGCTGGAGACACCTGTCGGTAGCGCTGCAGGTTTGTTCAGGAACTCGGTTTTTGTGGGATGATCCGGAGCCCTGAACCCTGCAGGAGGAagcacagcagcagtgagacacACAACTACACGCCATGACTGCAGCGCGCCAGACCCGGGTTGGGGGCAGACAAGGAGGGTCAGACTGGTGTGACGTGCTCCACCCCACGCCCACCCCCAGGGTGTTCTGTTGCAGAGGAACTGAGTCGAAACCGAGAGGCGTCAGGAGAGTGCTGGGACCCGAGGGACCCGACAGGAGAGGAGAACCGAAAGTCGTGGGTTTCTGCTGAGATCAGCGTCACACTTGGCTGCGTGGCCTGGTTTCATCGAGCACTTGCAGATCATCTGCCTCAGAAGTGAGGGAGCGGTTCCCCCCGAGGCTTTGTGAACCTGTTGCCCTCTGTGGCAGGAGCACGAGCAGGACGCAGGCGACCCGCAGGTGCAGGAGGAGGTGCCGAAAAGGACCGATTCCTTCTGAGCCTCCAGAGGAAGCTTCTGCAGCAGGTGGATGAACTGGATCGTGGTTTATAACTCAGAATGGATTAGAGTTTGGAGGATTCGCTGCAAGGATCCCGCTGCGTTTGACCAGTCAACAGACTCTATAGAGCAGCAGGCGCTAGAGCCGTCAcaatgctgccccctgctgtcggGCTGAGCCCATGGCACTCAGAATGTTACGCTACAGATGAAAGGTGCGAGGGACGTGAGCGTCTGCTGACCCAGCTGGGTCTGTTATGATgactagcattagcattagcgtCGGCGGCCTCACCGGTAGTCCTGCGCCTCCTCCGGATGAAGATGACCATCCACAACACCAGCGCCAAGACGGAgcccgcagtggtcagtaccacaAGCGTCCAGAGCATGGGACTCACTTGAGACGTGGACTGAGACCGTCCAACAGGAGAAGCAGCCATGAGCTCCGGGTCTGAGGGTAGGAGAGGATCTGGTGGGACCATGATGGGAAACATGACTGAGAGCTGGAGCCCCCATCCCTCCTCCCCAGCAAAGACTCACCGTCGGAGGGTCCAGGTGCGGCGCCTTCATGGATGCAGGCGCTGAGCAGGGTGTCCCACTTCTCTCCTCCAGGACAGGACTTCTTCTTGCTCATGGCTGCAGCTACGAGCATCAGTCGGGGGGAGGCCAGTTGGTGAAATGAGTGCAGAGGCACCACCAGCGTTTCACTTCCTCAATTTCGACGGAAGCAGAGAGACACCGTGAGCGTCCCAGGAGCCTCATGAGGCTGCCCCCTGCTTACCCTCCACGCAGCACATACTGAGGCCACACACACCACAAACTTGCTAAAACTTTAATAAGAACCTGACAGCACAGGCGGGCGTAGCGCTGTTTAAAAGAGACCTGTTGCTTAAAACCACTGTGGAGAGTGGGCGGGGTCAGTCAGGGCCGGAAGAGACGCGGCTGCATCCGGACGAAGGAGAAGTTGTAGAGGGGGGGCAGACCCTGGTGAGGGACGGTGCTGAACTGCTCCCAGGCAAACGGAGGAAGCCCGTCCTGAGTGGTGGGACCGTTGATGGCCTCGGAGGCCAGGTCCCGGGCCAAGGAGAGGTCAGTCACCTGAGGAGGTCAAACATCAGTGCATGGCTGGTCTCAGCCTGAGGAGCGCTGAAGGGGGCCAGAAGAGCTGCAGATGTTtgagctgtgtcatgtgacctcaggccAAAGGAGGAAACCcgcgcgtgtgtgagtgagtgtgtgttctggAGTTCCGGGCTCagccctgggcctcctcccagctcctTCCCTCGTCGTGGTGAGGCTCACCTTGGTGTCGTAGCAACCGCCTGGCGACGGCTCCTCAGCCTTCAGATCATTGCGGCAGCAGATGGACTTACAGGGGTCTCCTCTGGAGTAAGGGTCCTTCTTGTAGTCTGAGGACCCACAGACAGGTTTCAGCACCAGCAGCCAAGGAATGCGGGTCCGGTCTGGTGACTCCTCCCACCATTGAACCTCATGATGTGCTTCAGAGAGTCCAGGTCCTCCACACGGGCCTGGTCCCGTCTGAAGATCTTGGCTCGTGGACACAGGTCGTAGGAGAAGTCGTCCCCAAATTTCTCCCACATGGGCTGGTAGCCGCTCCTCTGGTAGATCTTCCTGTGGAACGGGATGTTGTAGGATGGCCAGTAGCCTGTGGGCGGACGAGACGGTGGTGAGCAGCGAGCGGCAGCGGTGAGTGGCAGCTGCCACCTCTGCGCAGAGTGTCTGTCTGGTCCGAGAACTCCACCAGTCCTGGGATCTGCTCCACCACCGTCAGTGCCCCGTCCCCCAGACTGTGACCCAGTTGGACCTTACTCCGGTCCAGAACCATGTACTGGTTGTTGTAGGTCCCTGCAAGTGAGCGGAGAGCGCTGAGAGTGAGGGTCTCCTGTGGCCTGGCCTGTCCCGGGGGCTGCTCCGGCTCTCACCAGAGTTGTGTCTCGAGAAGACCCGGGCCCACTCCTCGCCCGAGCGGGCCAGGCTGTGGGCCAGCCGGACCCGCTGCCAGGCCAGCAGGCTGGAGGGGGTGATAAGGTCGAAGAGTGAGGCGTTGAAGACGTTGTTGGTGGTCTGGGTCATCATCAGGCCGGAGCCCAGCAGGTAGAAGTCATCCAGAGAGACCAGGAAGCCTGGACAAGCAGCCGTGATTCTGGAGCCCACGGGACCCGGGACCCACAGGAGGCGCACTCCTACCTGGGTAGCTGCTGAAGGACAGCCTCCCCGTCGCAGTGTGGGGCTCTGCCACCCGGAAGTCCCAGTGCTTGTAGACCCGCATGCTGGCGGCGTAAGTGTACCAGCTGGAGTGGGCCAAGAGCAGGTTCTCATAGCCGGGGGTCACCTGATGCATCAGTAGCCGGTCACTTCATGTTCAGAGGAAGCCAGGGCCCCTCACGCCCGGAGCCAGGACACGTCTACCTTGATGAGGGCGGAGCAGTGACCCATGCCGGGCAGTGTCGGCTGTTCAGGAGTGGAGCTGTTGGGCGGGACCAGGGCCGGGATGAGGTCCAGCAGGTCGCCCACGGCACTGAGGAACTGGACGGCAAAAAGGGACAGAGGCTGCCGGAGGACAGGCGCAGTGTCAGGGTCCAGATCCCACTCGCCCGCCGGCCCGCCCGTCTCAGGCGGACTCACCTTCTTCCCCTCCTTCTTGGCCCAGTCGGCGGCGCCAGCCTGCAGTCCATCCAGCTGGGCCAGGATGAAGCCGGCATGGCGCCACAGCGGGTCCGACCCCCGGCCCAGCTTCACCTGCTGCCTCACCCACTGGTCCTGCTCCCTGCAGAAGACGCAGCTTTAACGCCGGCGTGACTTCTGAGGGACCCCCTGGAGCTGGACTCACTTGAGGAACCTCTGGACCACCTCCAGCACTTTGGGCTCCTTGATCAGCTGCGGATACATGTTGGAGTAGTGGTCCATCATCTGCCTGCACCCACCACAACACAATCAAACAGTGGAGACCAAAGTGCAGAACAGGCTAAAGGTCATCTGAGCGGAACTAGTGATGTGTCAGCAGGAGCTGAGCCGTCAATGTTTTCCAAGACAACAATGTCCTGGATGAACAAGTGCTGAGTAATGGCAGCAGAAGACTCACGCGGCCGTCAGGAAGCCCTCCAGGTAACCCGCCAGGAAGAAGGTGAGCTCGTCTGCCACAGGGCTCCTTCCGTATCCGGCCCGGATCTCCAGGACGCTCCAGCCCGTGGAGGACAGGGTGTCGTTCAGGAAGCCGTACGCGTCCCCGTCCGTCTGCAGGACCCCCTCCTTCACAACCACTGTCTTCAGGTGCGGGTCCCAGAACACCGTGGCAGTCGTCACCTCTGCGGCAGAACCAGGTTCTGGTGGGTCACGAGGAAACAACTGAACACAACTGAAAAAATCACGGCCGGGAGAAGCTCCACGGGTGACCGGTTCCGCTGAGCGCGGGTCCAGCTGAGACCTTCGTGAATCAGCCCGCGAGTTTACACCAACTTTACCTTCATGTTTATAAAGCAACAATTGACCCCATCGACCTACTTACGGTCAGAAgtcgcggcggcggcggccgccAGCAAGAAACAGGCGAGAATCTCTGCTGCGGTCATGACAGCGGCTGCGTCGGGAGACTCGAGCGCGCGACACAACGGAGAGAGACGGAGTAGACGAGGAGTATCCAAGCGCAGCGGATTCGATTCCTCATTGGGGGAGGGAAACCGGAAACGAGAGAAGCGCGTGAGGTGTCCAGTCCATTCATTTCTGAGTGCGACATGCGAAAGATTTCCTGCGATGACGTCAGGGGGGTTAAAAAGTTTCCACCCCAgatgggactcgaacccacaatCCCTGGCTTAGGAGGCCAGTgccttatccattaggccacTGGGGCTTGACATCGAGTGCCTGCCGGGACAAAAGGTTTTGaagttaaaaatattttgttcaaTCGTGTCTATGAACGCTGTCATGCAGTGATCCCGACGCATCCTCAAGTTTATTCTTTCTTAAACAAGAACGTCTGACCCAGTCTTCTTCACAGTCGGAGTTTACGTTTACGTGACAGGGGCGCCCCCTAGCGGTGACGCCAATACTACGCGTCAACAAGCCATATTCAGAAACCTATTTGTCTTATTGAAATGAAAGGGTTTCTGCAAtaatttcaaagttattaaaaaaTCAGAATGATGGAAAGGCTAGCCCGTGGAGATAATATTGTTTAACAGGTTAGGGTTGCGtgtaagaaaatgaatgaatcatccCGGTAATGTTTTGTTTGACTCCTTTGCCTTTCCAGTCCTCCTGGgcatgctacatgctaacactCAAGTGAAAGCACATATTTTGTTTGGCACTACAAAGTGGACAGAAGATCGCAACCAACCATGTTGTTAGTCAGCTCCATCAGGAAACATCCATCGCTGACGGCTTGTAGACTTTGGCTCCTCACTGCTAGCTTCCTCTCATTCGCTTCAGATAAAgctgggtcaaaggtcacgacTGGCAGGTCCGCTGGTCAGCAGAGCACGAAGGGTCTGGTCGACAGCAGACCAAGAGACCAGTCTCTCCAGTCATCACAGCTCAACTGTCACCGTGGAGTCACGACTCAAGACGGACGAGGTGTGACCTGCACCCAAGGTCGTGTCACACTCAGGAACCACTCAGTTTCACACAAGTCTGTTTACTTGATAGACCAttgaaagcacacacacaatggtACATTGCATTTAGACAGTAGATGGAAtggcagaaaataaatacaaaataaactcAGCGCACAGTCTTGCTGTTCCGACTTagtgtcacatgaccttcagAGTCTGAACTCCTCCCTCAATGCCTTGGTAATGGGAGAgttcagcaggtcatttggaaAGTCACTGTGCATCTCTGGATCAGGCAGAAGAAACATGTGAAGCATTGACGAGTCTCAGCTCAGGGCTGGGGGTGTGGGTGGATGTGGGGGTAGGGGGCGGGGTGGCAGCAGGCCCATCCAGGTGGAGCAGAAATCAAGGAGAAGTGCAGTGATCCAAGAGCAACTCAGTGGTTCTCTTCAATTTCTAGTGTTTTAAATGCAATGATCTGGTTCTGGTGCCGACGCTCACCCCCGAGTGTGATGCTCCAGTttgaccaccagatggcgtgAGCTGCGCACAGGCGAGGTCAGCCTGAACCAGAGTGCTAGGATGGTAGTGGAGAAGGCACGGCTCCTGCTCCATCTCGATTCCAGTGTAAACAAACTCATTGGTCATCGATGAGTTTCTCCCCTCCGTTCTCCACCCGCAGGTCGGCGCCGCTCCTGccccccgcctcctcctcctcttcctcgtcttcaGCGTAGGTGAGCGACGGGCTGCTGTAGCTGATCATGGTGCGCGACAGGTCCACCTCGATGGGGAACACGTCGGCCTCCTTCAGGACGGCGTAGCACTCGTCGTAGTAGTGCGACATGCCGGACACAAAGCGTTGCAGCTGGAACACAATGTCCTGGACTGTGGAGGAGGCGACACAGCAGACGTCTCACATGACCTTGTACACGGACCTCTCTTGGAGCCACGCACCGTGCTTTTGGTCCAACAGCTCGATCTTCTCCAGCACGTCCTTCCTCATCTTGGCGAATCGGGCCCGCGCCTCCTGCCTGCAGCGCAGCACCAGCCGGTACTCGTAGTTCCCCGTCACCACTCGGTACAGAGGTTCTCCCATGGCCTGTCAGGAGGCACCAGATTGACACCCGGCCACCAGCTCAACACACAAGTCTGCCACTCACGATGCTGCTGTACTCCTCGTCGTccatctccttcaccttcagacAATAGGACTGAGAGAGAGAACAGCAATGAGAGGCagctctgcagccctgcagccCAGCACACGGGAAAGCTTTACCAGATATTCAAACTTGACGTCCAGGTACTTGCGGATGGTGAGCTTGGTGTCGGGGATGGCCTTGTGAAGGTAGGTGTTCAGGTCATGAAGCATCTGCGGCGACATGTTTTCACTTGGACTGAAGTCAACACTGGAGTTTGGGCCCAGGTTCTTTCACTCACAGGCTTGATGGTCTTCAGCAGCTGGATGCCGAACTTCTCGATGCTGCGATGAGCATCTGCAAACTTCACAAAGGCCTCGCTCGCTGCAGCCTGAGGCTCCCGAACGCCGATGACTGAGAAAACGTCCCCAAAccctgaaggtgaaggagagagCAGCTCAGCACCCCGACTGAGGccccggcagcagcagcagacgcgGCTCACCTCTGTGAGTCTGAGAGAGCTCGAAGAAGGCACGCAGCAGCCTCTTGGTGTGCTCCATCAGCCCTGgcaacacagcagcaacagctgggTCACACCCTGCCACCTGTAGCCCTCCGCCTCGGCTCCTCACCTCTGTACAGCTCGGCCgttttctccagctcctccagccgcTTCACCAGTCCGTCTGCAAGATGGACATCACCGTGTGAGAAAACCTAACCGCCGTGTGTGAGGAGAGGCCCGCGTCAGGGGCGGAGCGACCGAGTCCACAGGCCCTCACCGTTGCACAGAATGGCCCGGCTGAGGCCCAGCGCGTCAGCCGTGCCGGAGCTCATGTTCTCCACCAGCCGGTGTTTGACTTTTTTCAGCACTGGAATGTAGAAGACAGAGGCGTCAACGCTGATGGAAGCGGCCGGCCACGGAGCCAAACTCACCTATGTCCAGAGACTTTCCCTGTTTGGGGTCGGCCTGCAGTTTGTTGTAGTGGATTGTGGCTTCACCCTGAAAACCACAACAGGATGTCAGCAGTGGCCGGCCCTCGTCCCACGCCGCCGCGACTGAGAGACAAAAGCTAAGCCTTTAATTCCCTCATTGCTGAAGGTCATGGAATGTGCTGGACGGCAACAATGACGGCACCAAAACCAACACGGCCAGCACCGACCCCTGCCAGTCTGCTCCACCCTGCCAGCCACGCTTCCCTCCAGAGAACGCAGTGAGTATTCTGGGCCTTGGGTTTTGCTTAAAAACAAGCGTCAAGGAAAAACTCCACAGCTGCTAAGGGTTAAAGGCGGGTCCCAGTCGTTCGTGTGAGTCTATAAAACCCATGTTTTCACGTAAAACTGCGGCGTACTGAAGCAGCAAACGAGGAGTTTGAAGTCGGGAAGCCAGAAGCAGGAGCTGATCACCTGAACGGCCTGAATCATCTTTGCTACTTCCACTTTGGTTTTTCCCTTCACTGGTTTGCCAGCAACGCCTGTGATTTCGTCCCCTGCCGCGAGCGTCCCGTCAAGAGCCGCCGGCGTGTTGTCAAAGACCTGCAGCAGAAGCACAGGTCAGGCAGCTCCCCCCAAGACATCAGCCAGGCGCACGTCACCTGGACGATGTAGAGACATGGGCAGTACTGAGCGCCGCCGCCGATGCTGATTCCAATCAGATTGTTGGCATCTTTCTTCAGGGACACAATGCCGGGCACAGTGGGAATCCCCCTGGGAAAAGAAAGCAGCTTCACCTCAACCACTCTCTCCGCACTGCCCGTCAGCCTCTACACTCACAGCTTGTCCTCTTCCAATTCATAGTCCAGGTCCGAAAACATTGAAGACATGTTGGTTTGGTTCCTGAAATGGAGGCACACACGAGTGTCAGAGCTCAGTCCCAGCACCGTCTGAAGCGCGACTTGGGCTCAGATCTCTGAGGTCAGGTGTCAGCAGGTGCACTAACAGCTGCTGGCGGAAGGCCATCTCAACTACCGAGAAGCGCGGCAGAATCGCGACTGCTGTGGCAGCAGGCTTGGATGTCCAAACCTCTCCCCGACGACAATGACCCGAAGAACAACGCTAAACGTGTTTTGAGATACTGAAATGAGGAAAGTCGCTTCTAGCGACGCCTCGTTAGCTGCTAGCTTGGCAACAGCATGGAACCGATTAGTAGCGCAACGCAGTTACATCTCCATATTCACCTTCGTTCGACTCTGAAACTCTTTCACACGCAATCCACCGCAACGCGCATAAACCCGCAAATGGTTCCTTTTTCACCGCTTTCTCCGCATCAATGTCTGGCGACGGTAATAGCTAGTCGCCTCTATTTACTTATcacgtcacttcctgttcagacaggaagaggaagcgTCAGCGCGACCATTAAACAGACCAGAAGAATGCAACAGACTATAAGAAGGAAACAGGATATATGCATCCCTAAATATATTTCACTACTAACATACGTAGTATGTCACCATATTTCACTTGTTTTAGGGCTGATGGTGTCAGTGTTTCtcacattcatatttttgttctgATGACTGCCTGCAAGAGTGGTGATATCTTCCAAGGTGTTCAGTTGTTGCACTGATAAAGTTCCACCGTTGGATGACTGGCAGCTCAGTGAGAGGAcgagcagctgcagcttcacatCACCTCACCATCCAACATCAGCATGGTGGGTTTGCATGAGCTGACCGTGTTTCACTTCCCTCCCTGAAGCTCCAGAATCCCTTCACTCGTGTTTCAGACCCTGGAACTGAGCGGCGTGAACCTGAGCATTGGAGACCAGCTGAAAATAAAGGGAGAGGTCCCCAGTGATGCGGAAAGGTGAGCCCCCTTCAGGTGCTTGGATTAGAGGTTCTGTGAGGCCCTGATCAGGTCCAAACTGGTCGGCAGGTTTCAGATTGACCTTGGACACAATGTGCATGACATTGCTCTGCACTTCAACCCACGTTTCCATGATGACATTGATGGCGCTGTACTTGTCTGCAACTCGAAGTCCAGTGGGTGTTGGGGTGAAGAAGTGAGGGACTTGCACAACCCCCTGCAGAGAGGAACCAGCGTCAAGGTGAAAGCCCTGAAAACCAGCCCAGAGTCAGAAGCGCTGACTTGAGCTTGGTGTTTACTGTCTTTACTCTGCTCTCAGATTGTGTTGAAGGTGGCGGGCGACTGGTTTGAAGTGCTCCTCCCAGATGGACACGAAGTCCGCTTTCCGAATCGTCAGGACGTGGATGTCATCAGCTACGTGAAGGTTACGGGAGACTTCAAGCTATCCAGTCTGAAGATCTGCTGAAGAGCTTGGCTGGAAACACCAGACTCAGGACAAAataaagctgcagaacatcacaTGGCTCACTCTGGCGGCTCAGTTAGACAACAGCGGCAAATGGGTGCAGGACTGGTCCAGAAAGGGAGCGCTGACTCATCATTTTGCTGTCTCATATCAGGCCGAGAACATGTGAGACAGAATGAACCAGCGGGAGTGACCTCTCCTTTGATGTTGATCCCGCTGCGCTACAGTCGGAACAGGAACAAAGACAGGCACGCCGTGCGTTTGCTGCAACCTCTTTATTAAGAAAGTAGTGTGGTTACTGCTGCACCAAAGCTGGACATGAAGAGTGCTGGGCAGTTGAAGAAGAAAGGCGTCAGGCAGGACACCCACGTCAGACCTtgatctcctcttcctcctccgagAGCGAGAACGTTGCTTTCCTGCCGCTACAGACGGCAGGGGAggcggttctgctgctgcttctcttgatggaCCCTCCGTAGTGACGGGACAGGACGTCTGCGGCCCTCTGGAACCTCTCGCCGTCCATCACAGGTTCCACTGTTGAGTCCATTTCCTCTTCATTCAGTCTGGTGGAGAGGTTTGGCGAAGTGGCTTCAGGGGTCTGCACCGGCGTGTCAGACATgaagctctcctcctcctccttctcctccccctTGACCCCGCCGAGTCCAGACTTATGAAGGTCAATCAGGCTGAGGACCTCGCTCATGAGGGAGGGGCCGAGATCCACGGTGAAGGAGGCCAGGGAGTCCGAGCGAGTTCGTGGGGTGACCTCACCGTCCGGGGAGGAGCCTCCATGCCAGTGGCTGTCCGGAACCTGCCGGTCCAGCCAAGAGAGGCGGGGCAGGGTGATGAACCCCGACTGGAAGCCTGCACACAATGCACACAAGTGGAGGCAGGTTTAGGTCAGATGACACTCACAGCTGCAGTGTTCAAGCGCCACCACCGGGCGGCAGTAGAGGCACTGCCATGGGCAAACAGCACAGGAGAGACAAGGTCATGTGATCgccgaggtcatgtgactgagcgACCTGTACTGCGGGAACAGTTCAGGACAGAGCTTAACTGGTCAGACGTGTGCAGTGGTTGCCCCAGTGATTCGAGCTGGTCGCCCTGGAGTCTTCAGGGAGCCACGCTGAAGGAGGAGCCGCTGACATTTACACTCCTGTTTTTCTATTCAGGACCTTCAGATGCTGACCTCAGGACGGGGACGGACGCTGGCAGGGTTCCAGACCGGGTGAACTCTGGAACCCGTCCCATCACGCGCGGCAACAG
The genomic region above belongs to Synchiropus splendidus isolate RoL2022-P1 chromosome 19, RoL_Sspl_1.0, whole genome shotgun sequence and contains:
- the plbd1a gene encoding phospholipase B-like 1 isoform X2, with protein sequence MTAAEILACFLLAAAAAATSDQVTTATVFWDPHLKTVVVKEGVLQTDGDAYGFLNDTLSSTGWSVLEIRAGYGRSPVADELTFFLAGYLEGFLTAAQMMDHYSNMYPQLIKEPKVLEVVQRFLKEQDQWVRQQVKLGRGSDPLWRHAGFILAQLDGLQAGAADWAKKEGKKPLSLFAVQFLSAVGDLLDLIPALVPPNSSTPEQPTLPGMGHCSALIKVTPGYENLLLAHSSWYTYAASMRVYKHWDFRVAEPHTATGRLSFSSYPGFLVSLDDFYLLGSGLMMTQTTNNVFNASLFDLITPSSLLAWQRVRLAHSLARSGEEWARVFSRHNSGTYNNQYMVLDRSKVQLGHSLGDGALTVVEQIPGLVEFSDQTDTLRRGYWPSYNIPFHRKIYQRSGYQPMWEKFGDDFSYDLCPRAKIFRRDQARVEDLDSLKHIMRFNDYKKDPYSRGDPCKSICCRNDLKAEEPSPGGCYDTKVTDLSLARDLASEAINGPTTQDGLPPFAWEQFSTVPHQGLPPLYNFSFVRMQPRLFRP
- the plbd1a gene encoding phospholipase B-like 1 isoform X1 yields the protein MTAAEILACFLLAAAAAATSDQPGSAAEVTTATVFWDPHLKTVVVKEGVLQTDGDAYGFLNDTLSSTGWSVLEIRAGYGRSPVADELTFFLAGYLEGFLTAAQMMDHYSNMYPQLIKEPKVLEVVQRFLKEQDQWVRQQVKLGRGSDPLWRHAGFILAQLDGLQAGAADWAKKEGKKPLSLFAVQFLSAVGDLLDLIPALVPPNSSTPEQPTLPGMGHCSALIKVTPGYENLLLAHSSWYTYAASMRVYKHWDFRVAEPHTATGRLSFSSYPGFLVSLDDFYLLGSGLMMTQTTNNVFNASLFDLITPSSLLAWQRVRLAHSLARSGEEWARVFSRHNSGTYNNQYMVLDRSKVQLGHSLGDGALTVVEQIPGLVEFSDQTDTLRRGYWPSYNIPFHRKIYQRSGYQPMWEKFGDDFSYDLCPRAKIFRRDQARVEDLDSLKHIMRFNDYKKDPYSRGDPCKSICCRNDLKAEEPSPGGCYDTKVTDLSLARDLASEAINGPTTQDGLPPFAWEQFSTVPHQGLPPLYNFSFVRMQPRLFRP
- the LOC128751353 gene encoding tumor necrosis factor receptor superfamily member 13C-like; this encodes MSKKKSCPGGEKWDTLLSACIHEGAAPGPSDDPLLPSDPELMAASPVGRSQSTSQVSPMLWTLVVLTTAGSVLALVLWMVIFIRRRRRTTGFRAPDHPTKTEFLNKPAALPTGVSSSESQGSAHSCHHDLPHPSAPSGPSLGPVWSHRVPLPATELGGTALVTTKTVAGGAGS
- the pick1 gene encoding PRKCA-binding protein, giving the protein MSSMFSDLDYELEEDKLGIPTVPGIVSLKKDANNLIGISIGGGAQYCPCLYIVQVFDNTPAALDGTLAAGDEITGVAGKPVKGKTKVEVAKMIQAVQGEATIHYNKLQADPKQGKSLDIVLKKVKHRLVENMSSGTADALGLSRAILCNDGLVKRLEELEKTAELYRGLMEHTKRLLRAFFELSQTHRGFGDVFSVIGVREPQAAASEAFVKFADAHRSIEKFGIQLLKTIKPMLHDLNTYLHKAIPDTKLTIRKYLDVKFEYLSYCLKVKEMDDEEYSSIAMGEPLYRVVTGNYEYRLVLRCRQEARARFAKMRKDVLEKIELLDQKHVQDIVFQLQRFVSGMSHYYDECYAVLKEADVFPIEVDLSRTMISYSSPSLTYAEDEEEEEEAGGRSGADLRVENGGEKLIDDQ
- the LOC128751649 gene encoding galectin-2-like; translated protein: MTLELSGVNLSIGDQLKIKGEVPSDAERFQIDLGHNVHDIALHFNPRFHDDIDGAVLVCNSKSSGCWGEEVRDLHNPLQRGTSVKIVLKVAGDWFEVLLPDGHEVRFPNRQDVDVISYVKVTGDFKLSSLKIC
- the cdc42ep1b gene encoding cdc42 effector protein 1b — translated: MSLGKLPGMKGLVSGSQEKRRFKSDLCADMISPPLGDFRHTMHVGRGGDVFGDTSFLSNYGGAREPGSPDSAYSSKSTGFFTRTFRHIRKNSGPRPGPRGGSRDLSTPPPDISPIIKNAVSLPQLNIDSPGGCLQRALLPSSVSSTEGAFSSYGFQSGFITLPRLSWLDRQVPDSHWHGGSSPDGEVTPRTRSDSLASFTVDLGPSLMSEVLSLIDLHKSGLGGVKGEEKEEEESFMSDTPVQTPEATSPNLSTRLNEEEMDSTVEPVMDGERFQRAADVLSRHYGGSIKRSSSRTASPAVCSGRKATFSLSEEEEEIKV